From Deinococcus aquaticus, one genomic window encodes:
- the gap gene encoding type I glyceraldehyde-3-phosphate dehydrogenase: MKVGINGFGRIGRLVFRVLEARGVEVVAINDLTDNKTLATLLKYDSTAGRFGGTVEFDDNSLTVNGKKIHALAERDPAAIKWGEMGVDIVIESTGIFTTREGAGKHLEGGAKKVIITAPAKNEDISIVLGVNEQDYDPASHHIISNASCTTNSLGAPMKLLDEAFGIEKAIMTTVHSYTNDQRVLDLPHSDLRRARAAAVNIIPTSTGAAKAVSQVYPALKGKFDGTSLRVPTPVGSISDVVVILGRDVTVEEVNDVFRKAAEGSHKGIISYTEDPIVLQDIVGDPHSAIIDGGLTMAMGSLVKFFSWYDNEWGYSNRIADLTQLVQAKG, encoded by the coding sequence ATGAAAGTAGGGATTAACGGCTTCGGCCGCATCGGTCGTCTGGTGTTCCGTGTTCTGGAAGCTCGCGGCGTTGAAGTGGTCGCCATCAACGACCTCACCGACAACAAGACGCTCGCCACCCTCCTGAAGTACGACAGCACCGCCGGACGCTTCGGCGGCACCGTCGAATTCGACGACAACAGCCTGACCGTGAACGGCAAGAAGATCCACGCGCTGGCCGAACGCGACCCCGCCGCCATCAAATGGGGCGAGATGGGCGTGGACATCGTCATCGAATCCACCGGCATCTTCACCACCCGCGAGGGCGCCGGCAAGCACCTCGAGGGCGGCGCGAAGAAGGTCATCATCACCGCCCCCGCCAAGAACGAGGACATCAGCATCGTGCTGGGCGTCAACGAGCAGGACTACGACCCCGCCAGCCACCACATCATCAGCAACGCCAGCTGCACCACCAACAGCCTCGGCGCGCCCATGAAACTGCTGGACGAGGCCTTCGGCATCGAGAAGGCCATCATGACCACCGTGCACTCCTACACGAACGACCAGCGCGTTCTGGACCTGCCGCACAGCGACCTGCGCCGCGCCCGCGCCGCCGCCGTGAACATCATCCCCACCAGCACCGGCGCCGCCAAGGCCGTCTCGCAGGTGTACCCCGCCCTGAAAGGCAAGTTCGACGGCACCAGCCTGCGCGTGCCCACCCCGGTCGGCAGCATCAGCGACGTGGTCGTCATCCTGGGCCGCGACGTGACGGTCGAGGAAGTCAACGACGTGTTCCGCAAGGCCGCCGAAGGCAGCCACAAGGGCATCATCAGCTACACCGAGGACCCCATCGTCCTGCAGGACATCGTCGGCGACCCGCACAGCGCGATCATCGACGGCGGCCTGACCATGGCCATGGGCAGCCTCGTGAAGTTCTTCAGCTGGTACGACAACGAGTGGGGCTACAGCAACCGCATCGCGGACCTGACCCAGCTCGTGCAAGCCAAGGGCTGA
- the tpiA gene encoding triose-phosphate isomerase has product MKNLLALNWKMNKTPSEAQTWAQELAAGLTPGEAQLAVMAPAIMLPALAANLPAGVAFGGQDVSAHESGAYTGEISAAMLADVGARYAVVGHSERREYHGETDATVAAKARQAQAHGLTPIVCVGEGLDVREKGEHVPYTLAQLEGSLEGVGPDVVVAYEPVWAIGTGKTATADDAEELALAIREALTVRYGSDADRIQVLYGGSVKPDNIASICAKPNVNGALVGGASLKVADVIGMNDALK; this is encoded by the coding sequence ATGAAGAACCTGCTGGCACTCAACTGGAAGATGAACAAGACCCCCAGCGAAGCGCAGACCTGGGCGCAGGAACTCGCGGCAGGCCTGACCCCCGGCGAGGCGCAACTGGCCGTCATGGCGCCCGCCATCATGCTGCCCGCCCTGGCCGCGAACCTCCCGGCCGGCGTGGCCTTCGGCGGGCAGGACGTGTCCGCGCACGAATCCGGCGCGTACACCGGCGAGATCAGCGCCGCCATGCTCGCCGACGTGGGCGCCCGCTACGCCGTCGTGGGCCACAGCGAACGCCGCGAATACCACGGCGAGACCGACGCCACCGTCGCCGCGAAGGCCCGGCAGGCGCAGGCGCACGGCCTGACGCCCATCGTGTGCGTCGGCGAGGGCCTGGACGTGCGCGAGAAAGGCGAGCACGTGCCCTACACCCTCGCGCAACTGGAAGGCAGCCTCGAAGGCGTCGGCCCGGACGTGGTCGTCGCGTACGAACCCGTATGGGCCATCGGCACCGGCAAGACCGCCACCGCCGACGACGCCGAGGAACTCGCCCTCGCCATCCGCGAGGCCCTCACCGTCCGCTACGGCAGCGACGCCGACCGCATCCAGGTGCTGTATGGCGGCAGCGTCAAACCCGACAACATCGCCAGCATCTGCGCCAAACCCAACGTGAACGGCGCCCTGGTCGGCGGCGCGAGCCTCAAGGTCGCCGACGTCATCGGCATGAACGACGCCCTGAAGTAA
- a CDS encoding phosphoglycerate kinase — protein MQNLNSLNVSGKRVLVRVDYNVPVKDGVVQDDTRVTASLPTIRALLDAGARNVILMSHFGRPKNGPEEKYSLKPVAPVLEGVLGQPVTFIAGAADSDETLAAVQALPEGAVALLENVRFSAGEEKNDADLNARLARLGDAFVLDAFGSAHRAHSSVSGVAGLLPHAGGLLLEAEVTALGKLLNNPAHPYVVIIGGAKVSDKLLVIENLLPTVDRMLIGGGMAYTFVKAQGGKIGKSIHEDDFLDKARELLAKYGEKIVLPTDTLVADAFSNEANTRVVPTAEIPDDWEGLDIGPDSREAFTQALAGAKTVFWNGPMGVFEFEKFAGGTNAIAQAVADLGEGTYSVIGGGDSVSAINKSGQADRVSHISTGGGASLELLEGKALPGVEAMK, from the coding sequence ATGCAGAACCTGAACTCACTGAATGTCAGCGGAAAGCGCGTGCTGGTGCGCGTGGATTACAACGTGCCGGTCAAGGACGGCGTCGTGCAGGACGACACGCGCGTCACGGCCAGCCTGCCGACCATCCGCGCGCTGCTGGACGCCGGCGCCCGCAACGTGATCCTGATGAGCCACTTTGGCCGCCCCAAGAACGGCCCCGAGGAGAAGTACTCCCTGAAACCCGTCGCGCCCGTGCTTGAAGGCGTGCTGGGGCAGCCCGTGACGTTCATTGCGGGCGCGGCCGACAGTGACGAGACCCTGGCCGCCGTGCAGGCCCTGCCGGAAGGCGCCGTGGCCCTGCTGGAGAACGTGCGGTTCAGCGCCGGCGAGGAGAAGAACGACGCCGACCTGAACGCCCGCCTCGCGCGGCTGGGCGACGCGTTCGTGCTGGACGCCTTCGGCAGCGCGCACCGCGCCCACAGTAGCGTGAGTGGCGTGGCGGGCCTGCTGCCGCACGCCGGCGGCCTGCTGCTGGAAGCCGAGGTGACGGCCCTCGGGAAACTGCTGAACAACCCCGCGCACCCGTACGTGGTGATCATCGGCGGCGCCAAGGTCAGCGACAAACTGCTGGTCATCGAGAACCTGCTGCCCACCGTGGACCGCATGCTGATCGGCGGCGGCATGGCCTACACCTTCGTCAAGGCGCAGGGCGGCAAGATCGGCAAGAGCATCCACGAGGACGACTTCCTCGACAAGGCCCGCGAACTGCTCGCCAAGTACGGCGAGAAGATCGTGCTGCCCACCGACACCCTGGTCGCCGACGCTTTCAGCAACGAAGCGAACACCCGCGTGGTCCCCACCGCCGAGATTCCCGACGACTGGGAAGGCCTGGACATCGGCCCGGACAGCCGCGAGGCGTTCACGCAGGCTCTGGCAGGCGCGAAGACCGTGTTCTGGAACGGCCCGATGGGCGTGTTCGAGTTCGAGAAGTTCGCGGGCGGCACGAACGCCATCGCCCAGGCGGTCGCGGACCTCGGTGAAGGCACGTACAGCGTGATCGGCGGCGGCGACAGCGTCAGCGCCATCAACAAGAGCGGACAGGCGGACCGCGTGTCGCACATCAGCACGGGCGGCGGCGCCAGCCTGGAACTGCTCGAAGGCAAGGCGCTGCCCGGCGTGGAGGCCATGAAATGA